A genomic region of uncultured Paludibaculum sp. contains the following coding sequences:
- a CDS encoding alpha-L-fucosidase, producing MTARSSFLCLCLLASLLPAAEPRRPSPQAVQQWQDRKFGLFIHWGLYAIPGGIWNGKPVTSGYSEQIQGEGKIPGAEYAPLTTQFNPQKWDPEAVAQLAKAAGMKFIVITSKHHDGFNMFGTKQSKFNVVDATPYGKDVVKGLAEACRRNGLKFGVYYSTIDWHDERATPSDGGRNNNEIPKAHEDFNVAQLRELMSNYGPMSEIWFDMGKPTPEQSKRFTDTVHALQPDCMVSGRVFNHQGDFTVMGDNHIPDYVIDEPWQTPASIYHETWGYRSWQKREDLPGKINEHIVKLVEVTSRGGNYLLNIGPMGDGSVVDFERKVLEGIGAWTKVNGEAIYGAGPQPFRQLTFGQATVKPGQLYLMIREWPANGRLELPGLMTPLKRAYFLTDPAKSSLTIDNGGTSKSITVAKRVETAPVTVVVAEYSGSLSVIPPTLKPGAGDELTMTAKQADTFYNYNGRGYYERPSVYKLQWHFEAKPGRYRLQAAPQRDGMALEIDGKPVGDKVELAAGAYHTLTITPPKPFVKGDRLQVAVESVRLVPE from the coding sequence GCAAGCCGTTCAGCAATGGCAGGACCGGAAGTTTGGGCTGTTCATCCACTGGGGACTCTATGCCATTCCCGGCGGAATCTGGAACGGTAAGCCCGTCACCAGCGGGTATAGCGAGCAGATCCAGGGCGAAGGCAAGATTCCCGGCGCCGAGTACGCCCCGCTGACAACCCAATTCAATCCGCAAAAGTGGGATCCGGAGGCCGTGGCCCAACTGGCGAAGGCGGCGGGCATGAAGTTCATCGTGATCACATCGAAACATCACGATGGGTTCAACATGTTCGGTACGAAGCAGAGCAAGTTCAACGTGGTGGATGCGACGCCCTACGGCAAGGACGTCGTAAAAGGCCTGGCCGAGGCCTGTCGCCGGAACGGACTGAAGTTCGGAGTCTACTACTCCACCATCGACTGGCACGACGAGCGGGCCACGCCTTCCGACGGCGGCCGGAACAACAACGAGATCCCCAAGGCGCACGAAGACTTCAACGTCGCTCAGCTAAGAGAGCTGATGTCGAACTACGGGCCGATGTCGGAGATCTGGTTCGACATGGGTAAGCCGACGCCGGAGCAAAGCAAGCGGTTCACCGACACGGTACACGCGTTGCAGCCCGACTGCATGGTGAGCGGACGCGTCTTCAACCACCAGGGCGATTTCACGGTGATGGGAGACAACCACATTCCGGATTATGTGATCGACGAACCGTGGCAGACGCCGGCCTCGATCTATCACGAAACCTGGGGCTATCGTTCGTGGCAGAAGCGCGAGGATCTGCCGGGCAAGATCAACGAGCACATCGTGAAGCTCGTCGAGGTGACGAGCCGCGGCGGCAACTATCTGCTGAACATCGGCCCCATGGGGGATGGCAGCGTGGTGGACTTCGAGCGCAAGGTGCTGGAAGGGATCGGCGCGTGGACGAAGGTGAATGGCGAAGCCATTTACGGAGCGGGCCCGCAGCCATTCCGGCAGTTGACGTTCGGCCAGGCGACGGTGAAGCCGGGGCAGCTGTATCTGATGATCCGCGAATGGCCAGCCAATGGGCGGCTGGAACTGCCGGGCCTGATGACGCCGCTCAAGCGGGCGTACTTTCTCACGGATCCCGCCAAGTCCTCACTGACCATCGACAACGGTGGAACGTCGAAGAGCATCACGGTGGCAAAGCGGGTGGAAACGGCTCCGGTGACCGTGGTTGTGGCGGAATATAGCGGCTCGCTGTCAGTGATCCCGCCCACGTTGAAGCCCGGCGCGGGCGATGAACTTACGATGACCGCGAAGCAGGCGGATACGTTCTACAACTACAACGGGCGTGGGTACTATGAGCGGCCCTCGGTGTACAAGCTGCAGTGGCATTTCGAGGCCAAGCCAGGGCGGTATCGCCTGCAGGCAGCTCCGCAGCGGGATGGCATGGCCCTGGAGATCGACGGCAAGCCGGTTGGCGACAAAGTGGAGTTGGCGGCTGGCGCGTATCATACCTTGACCATCACTCCGCCCAAGCCGTTTGTGAAGGGCGACCGGCTGCAGGTGGCCGTCGAGAGCGTCCGACTGGTCCCGGAGTAG
- a CDS encoding DUF1801 domain-containing protein: MKPKAQTSKPAAGESVDDFLAALVHPHKQEIAALRQIILAADRSIREAIKWNAPSFHTSDHFATMNLRAKHGVGIILHFGAKKTAISSTGVAIPDPQSLLEWLAKDRATVTFRDTTDIEAKREAFTALVREWIRHLG; this comes from the coding sequence ATGAAACCGAAGGCCCAGACGTCTAAACCGGCCGCGGGTGAAAGCGTTGACGACTTCCTCGCTGCGCTCGTCCACCCTCACAAGCAGGAGATTGCGGCTCTGCGCCAGATTATTCTCGCGGCCGATCGCAGCATCCGGGAAGCGATCAAGTGGAACGCGCCCAGCTTCCATACTTCCGACCACTTCGCCACGATGAACCTTCGCGCCAAGCACGGCGTTGGCATCATCCTGCATTTTGGCGCGAAGAAGACGGCGATCTCCTCCACCGGAGTTGCTATCCCGGATCCCCAATCGTTGTTGGAATGGCTCGCAAAGGACCGCGCGACGGTGACCTTTCGAGATACAACGGACATCGAGGCCAAACGCGAAGCCTTCACTGCTCTCGTTCGCGAGTGGATCCGGCACCTCGGCTAG
- a CDS encoding ThuA domain-containing protein, which produces MKRSIVGLLLAGLFAWVAPAAAAPPIRVMLLDGEQGGPYHAWQETTPYLKKMLEDAKVFTVDVVTAPPKGADYAAFKPEWSKYKVVVSNYDVPDERWPDSLKASFEEYIKNGGGLVSVHAADNAFPNWKAYNLMIGVGGWRGRNEKSGPHFYYENGKLVSDPAPGSAGSHGARLAYKIVNQVTTHPITKGLPKEWMHVPDELYANMRGPGENMTVLSTAWSDPANRGTNHDEPILMVLTYGKGRIFHTVMGHDLAALNCVGFVATYQRGTEWAATGKVTQKVPADFPTAEKSSTRTDYAPPAGWTSPGGRPRPAAK; this is translated from the coding sequence ATGAAGCGAAGTATCGTCGGCCTGCTGTTGGCGGGCCTGTTTGCCTGGGTCGCGCCCGCTGCGGCCGCGCCCCCGATCCGGGTTATGCTTCTCGACGGCGAGCAAGGCGGCCCGTACCATGCGTGGCAGGAGACAACGCCTTACCTCAAGAAGATGTTGGAGGACGCGAAGGTCTTCACGGTCGATGTCGTGACAGCGCCTCCGAAGGGCGCCGACTATGCCGCGTTCAAGCCGGAGTGGAGCAAGTACAAAGTGGTGGTCTCCAACTACGATGTGCCGGACGAGCGATGGCCGGATAGCTTGAAAGCGTCGTTCGAGGAGTACATCAAGAACGGCGGCGGACTGGTTTCGGTCCACGCAGCGGACAACGCCTTCCCCAACTGGAAGGCGTACAACCTGATGATCGGCGTGGGCGGCTGGCGAGGCCGCAACGAGAAGTCCGGGCCGCACTTCTACTACGAGAACGGCAAGCTGGTGTCGGACCCGGCTCCTGGTTCGGCGGGCAGTCACGGCGCGCGCCTGGCGTACAAGATTGTGAATCAGGTCACGACGCACCCGATCACAAAAGGGCTGCCGAAGGAATGGATGCATGTGCCCGACGAGCTCTACGCGAACATGCGCGGCCCGGGCGAGAACATGACCGTCCTGTCCACTGCCTGGTCCGATCCAGCCAATAGAGGGACGAATCACGACGAGCCGATTCTCATGGTACTGACATACGGCAAGGGCCGTATCTTCCATACCGTGATGGGCCACGACCTGGCCGCGCTGAATTGCGTCGGCTTCGTTGCGACGTATCAGCGGGGTACCGAATGGGCGGCCACCGGCAAGGTGACGCAGAAAGTGCCAGCGGACTTCCCGACGGCGGAAAAGTCGAGCACGCGAACGGACTACGCACCTCCCGCCGGCTGGACATCGCCGGGTGGAAGGCCCAGGCCCGCGGCCAAGTAG
- a CDS encoding IS1634 family transposase: protein MYVEIVPNRSSPPAVLLRSATRQGKRILKRTLANLSDWPPAQVDLLRRVLKGESLLSPSEALQIQRSLPHGHVAATLGVLRRLGLDHILASTRCPQRDLVCAMIVARILAPASKLATSRGLSAHTATSSLATLLDLRNPDEDQLYAALDWLQSRQARIEKQLARRHLSEGSLVLYDLTSTYFEGRRCPLAHYGHSRDERPGNLQIVFGLLTNQDGCPVAVEVFEGNTGDPKTVAAQVGKLRQRFGLNQVILVGDRGMLTSARLRQDLAPEEGLRWITALRAVQIQQLASDGHLQLSLFDQQDLAEIRHPAYPGERLMACRNPLLAEERKRKREELLAATEKQLDRIVTATQRKRRPLRGKKEIGLAVGKLLGRYKMGKHFQLTIEDDTFRWTRKPASIDKEASLDGIYVIRTNVSAESLSAAEAVAHYKSLASVERAFRSMKSVDLKVRPIHHHQADRVKAHIFLCMLAYYVEWHMRQALAPMLFDDEDREAAQAQRRSVVAPAQRSESAQKKAASRHTQDGLPVHSFRTLLQDLATLTRNEVSMGGQTFQMLASPTPVQERAFQLLQVSP, encoded by the coding sequence ATGTACGTGGAGATCGTCCCCAATCGCTCTTCACCCCCTGCCGTGCTCCTGCGTTCCGCTACCCGTCAAGGCAAACGGATCCTCAAACGCACTCTCGCCAATCTCTCCGATTGGCCGCCCGCTCAGGTCGATCTCCTCCGTCGCGTCCTCAAAGGCGAGTCTCTGCTGTCTCCTTCCGAAGCCCTGCAGATTCAGCGCTCCCTCCCTCACGGCCATGTCGCAGCCACTCTCGGAGTCCTGCGCCGCCTCGGCCTCGACCATATCTTGGCGAGTACCCGCTGCCCTCAACGCGATCTGGTCTGCGCCATGATCGTGGCCCGCATCCTCGCGCCCGCTTCCAAACTCGCCACCTCGCGCGGCTTGTCCGCGCATACCGCCACCAGTTCGCTCGCCACCCTGCTGGATCTCCGCAATCCGGACGAGGATCAGCTCTACGCCGCTCTGGACTGGTTGCAGAGCCGGCAGGCGCGTATCGAAAAGCAGTTGGCGCGGCGCCACCTGAGCGAGGGCTCACTGGTGCTCTATGACCTCACCTCGACCTACTTCGAAGGCCGCCGCTGCCCACTGGCGCACTATGGCCACTCGCGCGATGAACGACCCGGCAACCTGCAAATCGTCTTCGGCCTGTTAACCAACCAGGATGGCTGTCCGGTGGCGGTGGAAGTCTTCGAAGGCAACACCGGCGATCCGAAAACCGTGGCTGCTCAGGTCGGCAAACTCCGTCAACGCTTCGGACTGAATCAAGTGATCCTGGTCGGCGACCGCGGCATGCTCACCTCGGCCCGCCTGCGGCAAGACTTGGCGCCGGAAGAAGGGTTGCGCTGGATCACGGCGTTGCGCGCAGTCCAGATCCAGCAGTTGGCCTCCGATGGGCATCTGCAGTTGTCGCTATTCGACCAGCAGGACCTGGCCGAAATTCGCCACCCGGCCTATCCCGGCGAACGCTTGATGGCCTGTCGCAATCCCTTGCTGGCCGAAGAGCGCAAACGCAAGCGCGAGGAACTGCTGGCGGCCACGGAGAAACAACTCGACAGGATTGTGACGGCGACACAGCGCAAACGGCGGCCGCTGCGGGGCAAGAAAGAAATCGGCTTGGCCGTGGGCAAATTGCTGGGCCGCTACAAGATGGGCAAGCACTTTCAGTTGACCATCGAAGACGACACTTTCCGCTGGACGCGCAAGCCGGCCAGCATCGACAAGGAAGCGTCTCTGGATGGCATCTACGTGATTCGCACCAATGTGTCGGCCGAATCGCTGTCTGCCGCCGAAGCCGTTGCGCATTACAAGAGTCTGGCCAGCGTGGAGCGTGCCTTCCGCAGCATGAAGAGCGTGGATCTCAAAGTGAGGCCGATCCACCACCATCAAGCCGATCGGGTGAAGGCGCACATCTTCCTGTGCATGCTGGCTTATTACGTGGAGTGGCACATGCGCCAGGCGCTGGCGCCGATGCTATTTGACGACGAAGATCGTGAGGCCGCCCAGGCGCAACGGCGCAGCGTGGTAGCCCCGGCACAGCGATCAGAGAGCGCTCAAAAGAAGGCTGCCAGCAGGCACACTCAGGACGGACTGCCGGTGCACAGCTTCCGCACGCTGCTGCAGGATCTGGCCACTCTCACACGCAATGAAGTCAGCATGGGCGGGCAGACCTTTCAAATGCTGGCCTCGCCAACGCCCGTGCAGGAACGTGCCTTCCAATTGCTGCAGGTCTCACCGTAG
- a CDS encoding HAMP domain-containing sensor histidine kinase: protein MSKSFSTRAFVGVCCVLVGLLTGFAIVQYQWSARVSAADTQREREHLNSAGQLFASEFNRIVSHAARFLQSEANAAVRSGAPLTGTPKLIGELYYLSLTPKRTPQVRRLTAEGVFVPASLPDWISTSRCSLSAVQDPSSLVAPIFDFVSVERHTSGETRITKAVKFGLDRCFVARFDRQYLRNTLFPRLIQQSFGRTAASEYDFAVSSIDKPDQRLYGGALQPDLRTPFLTIESSLPLPPAPPAGGAAPRERTSIIIQREDRVFMTGLTSRRGPGLWELQVAHKGMPLAAAFERRRWRDLALTLGVDLLLFAAVAFLVVAARRMQWLADQKMRFVAGVSHELRTPVSAIAMLSRNQADGLVAGPEKVKQYGELIHQQSRRLNEMVEQTLQLAGIHSGLRRPAKDEIDLGQLVEDSVEARRTELVRAGVEVEIGLASDLPPITGDAKLLRTAFDNLLDNALKHAGGGRWIRVSAEHDAPQKAIRLSVEDRGSGIEPTDQTEIFEPFSRGKAAVEAQIPGSGLGLSLVRSAVEAHRGTVTLVSNPGRGSKFTLHLPL from the coding sequence ATGAGCAAATCGTTCAGCACCCGTGCGTTCGTTGGCGTGTGTTGCGTCCTCGTGGGCCTGCTGACCGGGTTCGCGATTGTGCAATACCAATGGTCCGCCCGGGTTTCCGCCGCCGACACTCAACGGGAGCGGGAACATCTGAATTCCGCGGGTCAGTTGTTTGCCAGTGAGTTCAACAGGATTGTGAGTCACGCGGCGCGGTTCCTCCAGAGCGAGGCCAACGCGGCGGTGCGCTCGGGCGCTCCCTTAACTGGGACCCCGAAGCTGATTGGTGAGCTCTACTATCTGAGTCTGACGCCAAAGCGCACGCCACAAGTGCGGCGGCTGACAGCCGAAGGGGTCTTCGTCCCTGCCTCACTTCCCGATTGGATATCGACTTCGCGCTGCTCGCTCAGCGCGGTTCAGGATCCATCCTCGCTGGTTGCCCCAATCTTCGACTTCGTCTCCGTGGAGCGTCATACCTCTGGTGAAACGCGCATCACAAAAGCCGTCAAGTTCGGCCTGGACCGCTGTTTCGTAGCCCGGTTCGACCGGCAGTACCTGCGCAACACCCTGTTCCCCAGGTTGATTCAGCAGAGCTTTGGCCGTACTGCGGCAAGCGAATACGACTTCGCGGTGTCTTCGATCGACAAGCCGGATCAGCGCTTGTACGGTGGCGCCCTCCAGCCGGACCTGCGCACACCCTTCCTGACTATTGAATCGAGCCTGCCGCTGCCGCCTGCTCCTCCGGCGGGCGGTGCCGCGCCAAGGGAGCGCACATCGATCATCATCCAGCGCGAAGATCGCGTGTTCATGACAGGCCTGACGTCCCGGCGAGGGCCAGGTCTGTGGGAATTGCAGGTCGCCCACAAGGGCATGCCGCTGGCCGCTGCGTTTGAGCGAAGGCGATGGCGGGATCTGGCGCTGACACTCGGTGTGGATCTGCTCCTATTCGCGGCTGTGGCATTTCTCGTGGTCGCGGCACGCCGGATGCAGTGGCTGGCCGACCAGAAGATGCGGTTCGTGGCCGGTGTATCTCATGAACTGCGTACGCCCGTTTCGGCCATCGCAATGCTGTCGCGCAATCAGGCCGATGGTCTGGTGGCCGGCCCTGAGAAAGTGAAGCAATACGGAGAGTTGATCCATCAGCAGAGCCGCCGGCTGAACGAGATGGTGGAACAGACGCTGCAGCTTGCCGGGATCCATTCGGGCCTGCGGCGCCCGGCTAAGGACGAAATCGACTTGGGGCAACTGGTTGAAGATTCGGTGGAGGCCCGGCGGACGGAACTGGTGCGCGCCGGCGTCGAGGTCGAGATCGGGCTTGCCTCGGATCTTCCGCCCATCACAGGCGATGCCAAGCTGTTGCGAACCGCCTTCGACAACCTGCTGGACAACGCGCTGAAGCATGCGGGCGGCGGGCGCTGGATCCGGGTGAGCGCCGAGCACGACGCCCCACAGAAAGCGATTCGACTCAGTGTGGAGGATCGAGGCTCCGGCATCGAGCCAACGGATCAGACCGAGATCTTCGAACCATTCTCCCGGGGTAAGGCCGCCGTAGAGGCACAGATCCCCGGTTCCGGACTTGGTCTGAGCCTTGTCCGGAGCGCCGTCGAGGCGCATCGGGGCACAGTGACGCTGGTGAGCAATCCTGGGCGCGGCAGCAAATTTACGCTGCATCTGCCGCTATGA
- a CDS encoding response regulator transcription factor yields the protein MNHRVLFVEDEPAFAVGMIDRLESEGYEVEWAQTGPAGFELALARHFDLIVLDVMLPGKNGFDICRDLRRVGRNAPVLMLTARGEVVDRVVGLKLGADDYVQKNCEPVELMARIEALLRRAGGAPGITAELAEIGDLRIDLRRHEITRAGQPLSLSPVEFRLLEYLIERRGTVITREELLENVWNLSGDTLSRTVDVHVAGLRKKIEDDPRYPRLVLTIKGAGYKLAL from the coding sequence ATGAATCACCGCGTTCTGTTCGTCGAAGACGAGCCGGCCTTCGCCGTCGGCATGATCGACCGGCTGGAGTCGGAAGGCTACGAAGTGGAATGGGCGCAGACGGGCCCGGCGGGCTTTGAACTGGCGCTGGCGCGGCACTTCGACCTTATCGTCCTGGACGTCATGCTGCCGGGCAAGAATGGGTTCGACATCTGTCGCGACCTGCGGCGCGTGGGGCGGAACGCTCCGGTGCTGATGCTGACTGCCCGGGGCGAAGTAGTGGACCGTGTGGTGGGGCTGAAACTGGGCGCCGACGACTACGTCCAGAAGAATTGCGAGCCGGTGGAATTGATGGCCCGGATCGAGGCGCTGCTGCGGCGGGCCGGCGGAGCGCCGGGCATTACCGCGGAACTGGCCGAGATCGGCGATCTACGGATCGATTTGCGGCGGCACGAGATAACGCGTGCCGGACAGCCGCTGTCCCTCTCCCCGGTGGAGTTTCGCCTGCTGGAATATTTGATCGAGCGGCGCGGTACGGTGATCACGCGGGAAGAGTTGCTGGAGAACGTGTGGAACCTGAGCGGCGACACGCTGAGCCGGACGGTGGATGTGCATGTGGCTGGTCTGCGCAAGAAGATCGAGGATGACCCACGCTACCCGCGTCTGGTGTTGACCATCAAAGGCGCGGGCTATAAGCTTGCGCTATAG
- a CDS encoding TIGR03435 family protein — protein sequence MKFSLACAFILSCCAAVGQQAASPLAFEVASIKPSEPQPMGRIRIMMNTDGGMLRYSNVSIKDCIRTAFKLKEFQIQGPDWLGNERFDIVAKFPAGATEKQVPEMLQALLAERFKMTFHRDTKEHAIYALVAGKGGPKLKPAEVSTEQTAPKTENRAGGPRRDAVTMMMGPEGAHLKAPSATLPNLAEMISRFAERPVIDMTGIEGQYDFDLAFMPENVRGMPGGGRMLAGPPPGGAPPAAEMPTEKAGSIYDAVQAYGLKLEPRKAPVELLVVDGIEKTPTEN from the coding sequence ATGAAATTCAGTCTTGCCTGCGCATTCATCTTGTCCTGCTGTGCGGCGGTGGGCCAACAGGCGGCCAGCCCCCTGGCGTTTGAGGTAGCTTCGATCAAGCCGTCCGAGCCGCAACCCATGGGCCGGATCCGGATCATGATGAACACCGACGGCGGGATGCTGCGCTACTCCAACGTGTCGATCAAAGACTGCATTCGCACCGCCTTCAAGCTGAAGGAATTCCAGATCCAGGGACCCGATTGGCTGGGCAACGAACGCTTCGACATCGTGGCCAAGTTCCCGGCCGGCGCGACGGAGAAGCAAGTTCCGGAGATGCTGCAAGCACTGCTAGCCGAGCGATTCAAGATGACATTTCACCGGGACACGAAAGAGCATGCGATCTATGCGCTGGTGGCCGGCAAGGGCGGCCCGAAGCTGAAGCCGGCTGAGGTCTCGACTGAGCAGACCGCTCCAAAGACCGAAAACCGCGCGGGTGGACCGCGCAGAGACGCGGTGACGATGATGATGGGTCCGGAAGGTGCCCACCTGAAAGCACCGTCGGCCACATTACCGAACCTGGCCGAGATGATCTCCCGCTTCGCCGAGCGGCCTGTGATCGATATGACCGGAATCGAGGGCCAGTATGACTTTGATCTGGCCTTCATGCCGGAGAACGTGCGCGGCATGCCCGGCGGCGGCCGCATGCTGGCGGGCCCACCCCCTGGCGGCGCGCCGCCCGCGGCCGAAATGCCGACCGAGAAAGCCGGCTCGATCTACGATGCGGTGCAGGCATATGGTCTAAAACTGGAACCGCGCAAGGCCCCTGTCGAGTTGCTGGTGGTTGATGGCATCGAGAAGACGCCCACGGAGAACTGA
- a CDS encoding carboxypeptidase regulatory-like domain-containing protein: MPLRFRICAAACLLVTSLAAAEHRGHVTFRGLPVPGATVTASRDGKSVAAVTDQQGVYSFADLADGPWSVQVTMFGFEPMRQDVTVGAQAPAAEWALTLLTLDRIKAEIQVTAPPEHPAAPPRPAAILSKEAHKAVAAAQPAPDDDMSQRAADGLLINGSVNNGASSAFGQAAAFGNNRFGGKGLYNGGIGLMLGNSVFDARPYSLTGQNTPKAAYNRLTGMVNFGGPLKIPHLLKNGPFVFFGYQWTRNNDATTSTALVPSLAERSGVFPGTVVDPLSGVAFPGNAIPQSRISPQAQSLLNYYPLPNFGGTGGYNYQTPLLSPTHQDALQTRASKPVGRNNQLFGQFSFQSARMDSPNLFHFQDKTGTQGINTGVNWMHRFNQRLFITLGAQFSRMSTRVTPYFANRVDVSGEAGIVGNNRDPLNWGPPTLNFSSGIAGLSDAQSSFNRSQTSGLSVSMLWTRGNHSFAYGGDYRRQLFHYLSQQDPRGTFTFTGAETGSDFGDFLLGTPRTSSIAFGNADKYFRQSVYDAFFTDDWHINQAFTLNAGIRWDYNGPITEASDRLVNLDISPGFAAAAPVLASNPTGALTGQQYPSSLIRPFKPGFSPRAGIAWRPRAGSSLVVRGGYGIYYDTSIYQALATRLAQQPPLSTTASVQRSAADPITLADGFRSAAAGSSNTIAIDPNFRPGYAQNWQVSLQSDLPGALQMTATYAGIKGTHAMQALLPNTFPVGAANPCPSCPSGFAYLLSSGNSSRESAQVQLRRRLRSGFTATLQYVFSKSIDNAAALGGGSSSQGGANQNSGGAQQAAPLAGLGGLAIAQNWLDTGAERSLSSFDQRHLLTLQMQYTTGMGLMGGTLLNGWKGAVFKEWSMATQVTAGSGLPQTPVYLAAVEGTGITGTIRPDYTGVPQYDVAPGRFVNSAAYAAPQSGQWGTAGRNTITGPSQFTLNASMSRTFRVTDRLNLDLRLDSVNLLNRVNYSVWNTTVNGAQFGLPASANAMRSVQTTLRLRF; the protein is encoded by the coding sequence ATGCCTCTCCGCTTTCGAATCTGCGCGGCCGCCTGCCTGCTTGTGACAAGTCTGGCGGCCGCCGAACACCGCGGCCATGTAACGTTCCGTGGACTGCCGGTGCCCGGCGCGACGGTCACGGCGAGCCGTGACGGCAAGAGCGTCGCTGCCGTAACCGACCAACAGGGCGTGTACTCCTTTGCCGATCTGGCCGATGGGCCATGGTCGGTCCAGGTGACGATGTTCGGCTTCGAGCCGATGCGGCAGGACGTAACGGTTGGCGCGCAGGCGCCTGCCGCTGAATGGGCGCTCACTTTGTTGACGCTGGACCGCATCAAAGCGGAGATCCAGGTAACGGCCCCTCCGGAGCATCCGGCTGCCCCGCCTCGGCCCGCGGCAATACTCTCGAAGGAAGCCCACAAGGCCGTGGCGGCCGCCCAGCCAGCCCCCGACGACGATATGAGCCAGCGCGCCGCGGATGGACTGCTGATCAACGGCAGTGTGAATAACGGAGCATCCTCCGCCTTTGGCCAGGCCGCGGCTTTTGGCAACAATCGCTTCGGCGGGAAGGGCCTCTACAACGGCGGCATTGGCTTGATGCTGGGTAATTCCGTCTTCGACGCGCGCCCCTATTCCCTTACCGGCCAGAACACGCCGAAGGCGGCCTACAACCGGTTGACCGGCATGGTGAACTTCGGCGGACCGCTGAAGATCCCTCACCTGCTGAAGAACGGGCCTTTCGTTTTCTTCGGCTATCAATGGACGCGCAACAACGACGCGACCACGTCCACAGCCCTGGTACCAAGCCTGGCCGAGCGCAGCGGCGTGTTCCCCGGTACGGTTGTCGATCCACTGAGCGGCGTAGCGTTCCCGGGCAACGCCATCCCCCAAAGCCGCATCAGCCCGCAGGCACAGTCGCTGCTAAACTACTACCCTCTACCGAACTTCGGCGGGACCGGCGGGTACAACTACCAGACGCCCCTGCTCAGCCCAACCCATCAGGATGCGCTGCAGACCCGAGCCTCCAAGCCAGTGGGCCGCAACAATCAACTCTTCGGCCAGTTCAGCTTTCAGAGCGCGCGCATGGACAGTCCGAATCTGTTCCACTTCCAGGACAAGACCGGCACGCAGGGCATCAACACAGGCGTGAACTGGATGCACCGCTTCAACCAGCGTTTGTTCATCACACTTGGTGCGCAGTTCAGCCGCATGTCGACGCGGGTGACGCCATATTTCGCGAACCGCGTCGATGTCTCGGGCGAGGCTGGGATCGTGGGCAACAACCGGGATCCGCTGAACTGGGGTCCACCCACACTGAACTTCTCCAGCGGCATCGCGGGGCTTTCCGATGCGCAAAGCTCCTTCAACCGCAGCCAGACCAGCGGGTTGTCGGTCTCGATGCTTTGGACTCGCGGCAACCACAGCTTCGCCTATGGAGGCGACTACCGACGGCAGCTATTCCATTACCTCTCGCAGCAGGATCCACGAGGGACGTTCACGTTCACCGGCGCCGAAACCGGCTCCGACTTCGGTGACTTCCTGCTGGGCACGCCGCGCACGAGTTCCATCGCCTTCGGCAACGCGGACAAGTACTTCCGGCAATCGGTCTACGACGCCTTCTTCACTGACGACTGGCACATCAACCAGGCGTTCACGCTGAACGCCGGCATTCGCTGGGATTACAACGGGCCGATCACTGAGGCGTCCGACCGGCTGGTCAATCTCGACATCTCTCCGGGTTTCGCGGCGGCGGCGCCGGTTTTGGCCAGCAACCCGACGGGTGCCTTGACTGGTCAGCAGTATCCCAGCTCTCTGATTCGACCCTTCAAACCGGGCTTCTCGCCCAGGGCCGGCATCGCCTGGAGACCGCGAGCCGGCTCCTCACTCGTGGTGCGCGGTGGCTATGGGATCTACTACGACACGTCAATCTATCAGGCGCTGGCCACGCGCCTGGCACAACAGCCACCACTGTCGACTACGGCCAGCGTGCAGCGCAGCGCGGCGGATCCTATCACGCTGGCGGACGGGTTCCGTTCCGCCGCGGCGGGCAGCAGCAACACCATCGCTATTGACCCGAACTTCCGGCCCGGCTATGCCCAGAACTGGCAGGTGAGCCTGCAGAGCGATCTGCCGGGCGCGCTCCAGATGACGGCGACCTACGCAGGAATCAAAGGGACCCACGCCATGCAGGCGCTGCTACCAAACACATTCCCGGTGGGTGCCGCCAATCCCTGTCCGTCCTGCCCCTCAGGCTTTGCGTATCTACTCTCAAGCGGGAACTCCAGCCGGGAATCCGCACAGGTCCAGTTGCGGCGGCGGCTGCGCAGCGGCTTCACGGCGACGCTGCAGTATGTCTTCTCGAAGTCCATCGACAATGCAGCGGCGCTGGGCGGCGGGTCGAGCAGCCAGGGCGGTGCGAATCAGAACTCCGGCGGCGCGCAGCAGGCAGCGCCACTTGCTGGATTGGGCGGGCTGGCCATCGCGCAGAACTGGCTGGACACCGGTGCCGAGCGCAGCCTGTCGAGCTTCGATCAACGCCACCTGCTGACTCTCCAGATGCAGTACACGACGGGCATGGGCCTGATGGGCGGAACACTGTTGAACGGCTGGAAGGGCGCGGTCTTCAAGGAATGGAGCATGGCGACGCAAGTGACGGCCGGCAGCGGCCTGCCGCAGACTCCGGTCTATCTGGCGGCCGTGGAAGGCACGGGCATTACCGGGACAATCCGGCCGGACTACACCGGAGTTCCTCAGTACGATGTGGCGCCCGGCCGGTTCGTGAACTCCGCCGCTTACGCCGCGCCGCAATCGGGCCAATGGGGCACGGCCGGCCGCAATACCATCACAGGCCCGTCCCAGTTCACTTTGAATGCCTCCATGTCGCGCACATTCCGCGTGACCGACCGCCTCAATCTCGACCTGCGCCTGGACTCAGTCAACCTCCTGAACCGCGTGAACTACTCCGTTTGGAACACGACCGTGAACGGAGCGCAGTTCGGATTGCCGGCGTCGGCCAATGCGATGCGCAGCGTGCAGACGACATTGCGATTGAGGTTCTAG